The DNA window CGCGAAATTCCCTCCCAGGCGCTGGAGCGGCGGGAACTCCGCGAGGCGCTGACGCGGGCGCTGGCGGCGCTGAACGATAAGTACCGCGAGGTGCTGGTGCTGCGCGACGTCCAACTGCTCAGCGTTGCCGAAACCGCCGCAATCCTGGGCATTACTCCCGGCAACGTGAAGGTCCGCCTGCTACGGGCGCGGCTGCAAATGCGCGACCGTCTTGTTACCGAACTGAGTGGCTGGCATCTCAAGCGGAAGGGGAAATAGATGCAAGTGAGCTGTCACGAGATCTGGCGCGAGATCTCGAACTACCTCGATCACGATGTTGATCCCGGGCTGCGTGAGCGGATGGAGCAGCACTTCGCCCACTGCCGCCACTGCGCCGCGCTGCTCGACAGCACCCACAACGTCCTCGTCCTCATCGGCGACAACCGCGCTTTCGCCCTCCCCGCCGACTTCAGCCGGCGCCTCTACACCAAGTTCGCCGC is part of the Terriglobia bacterium genome and encodes:
- a CDS encoding zf-HC2 domain-containing protein, with the translated sequence MQVSCHEIWREISNYLDHDVDPGLRERMEQHFAHCRHCAALLDSTHNVLVLIGDNRAFALPADFSRRLYTKFAAHLASSR